The DNA window ctcgtgttggacacattttttgcgtacctaagccctgtcaacactactagcaaaagttcacggaacttcgcgcgaaagttcagttccgtaagcctatctctgtggggacaaggcctttcatttggacgtatttctatcaaacggaactaagcgccaaattgagttccttttgaggaatttagaatgccggatagcgcgttctgtcaaacggaactgagcgccatggaaaaacattgcgagtaCAGGACGGAATGAGCCAATCCAAgtccccctctaccttcctcctccgATGGAGCTTAGTTCcgattgacagaaatacgtccatttgtaagaaatgaactaaaaaaataagaaagaacaaacataaatgtggtttaataattttaacttccaccgccgtgccgcgctgaccacactgggtttggcgcaatgcgtgaagtattcatgtagtcttgtaggcactgtgcgtttcacgccgcgccgaccgctgttgaccgtactgtgtttgacgcaatgcgtgaagtattcatgcagtctcgtgggcgccaatatgtgttacgtgccgaccgccgcgtcgagggcttctccttttcatctcaagtcctcgtcatcatttctctttgggccgcgccgctccaggtcaaattacgtgtttggtttctctcttaactcaactaattaaaggtgcgcagtctttcgCATAACCGAAAtgcgacaaaattagaaattaatgaactctcaggaaatgagagcttttgtcaccttttcttgattgtaatttttttctgaatccgatttttttgtacctgcatttaaaaaaattgcgaaatttgccgccccctaattttgccgtcatgggccgcggcccatgtggccacccctttaatccgaCCCTGAATGCAGTTAACTCAAAGCCGTCAAAAATTGAGGTAgttacgcacttctgcactttcgcCATCGATAGAGTAAGTTATGGGGTTAAAGttaaattttgctgaaaatatGCTTGATGCGCCCTAATCAAGgatcataattttgaaaaaaaaatgttataataTGGTTAGAGGCCTCgcaagcgccgcgccgcgtctaAAAATTGGTCTTTTGGCGCTAGTTGTGATGCatgagggaattttttttttttttttgacgacaACATTTAGGAATCCCGAGCCGGGAATTAAGCACGGTGAATGAGGAGGGGAGGAGGGCGAGAAAGCGctaaaaggtgaaaatttaaataaaaaatatcttaCTTTTTCTAAACAAGTCCATATTCGGAAGTCTTCGTTGCTGGCGGTCGCCAGCCTTCGTCGAGATCACCATGTATTAGGACGGCAAAGAAAGCTCACACGTCACACGTCGAACAACGCATCGATGTCTCTAGCGCTGATGTAAACATGGTTTTTGTTGATTAGTCGGTGACTTTTAATTTGCAAGTGCAAGTGTGGTTTTGGTTTCTATTCATGAATTTCCTATAATTTATTTGTAGTGCTATTGAAAGCTTTGAATCGTACTTTATCCTAGTTCTGTGTCCATGGTACTCCATATTCAATCATGATTTGTGCCAAGTTATTcttaattttgtcattttttgtgctgATGGACTGCAAAGACCCAAGAACTGCCTTGTACATGGACAATGGTTTTGACCAAACCACTGTTTATCCCTTGTCGAGACAAGAAAAACGTGAGGTAGAGCATGAAATATTGAATCTTCTTGGATTATCCGCGAGACCACGCCATGTAACAAACTCTACACTGAAAGGTGGCTCAGCACCCAGATTTCTTCTTGATGTTTACAAGTCTATGCTGGACAATCCTAGGTCACGGAGTACACGCAGCGAATTCAATCTTGGAGGCAGAGACTTACAGTCAATTGATGAAAGTGACGTGATCATGAGTTTCTCTAGTTTATGTAAGTAAGGAATTTTTTGTATTACACTCAGTCGTAATATTATCTAAGTATCACTAGTTTTGTTCTAGCGGCAAGCATCGTAGAAGATGAAACTAGAAACAGCTCTGACTTGGTGTATACCATTATCCTCATATAATATTGTACAGTTAGTATGGCAGGAGGAGGGACGTGTCATTAATACCATACATAGACTTACaacacaatctagaccgcgcgcCAGACCTGACTATAAGCAGGATAGGCGAGACAGGTTGGGGTTAAAGACGAGCCTTCACCTGAGTTGATGCAGCCCACTATAAATATAGTGCTGCATGACGCCCATTGTAAGAGTGCGGCTGCACGTCCATTTTGCTCAGAGGTACCCCtgattcctcaaattttttggtACTACCTGCAATCCAGGCTGGTTACCTATCATTTCTCTGGAAGATCCTGCCGCACGATTGTGTTGGATGTCTATGATAAATACGCTCCAACTAAACTATCAGAACCAAGGTAGTCATTCAGTTGCATGATAGCATTAGTGGAGTCAGGGTGCTGCTCTTCCTCTCAAAATGTTCTTCACCCATCCGGCAGTTTGAGCAAGAGGAAATCATCAACACATCAATGCGTAGTCATATTTGCTTCTCCCAAATATATTCAAAGAACCGTATCTCTAGCCCATGTGCATGATATTTCCGCGTATTGtatagaaattttgaagtgtATTTTAATGAAGCATTGAAATAATTCTCACTTAAGAATAATTAGTTCTACAGGCATTCCTTCTgtctttttcatgttttctcattttcatactTTCCAGATCATCATGTGAGTGGTGTGCGCCATGAAAGAGGTAAACGTCTATGGTTTGATGTATCAGAGGTCCCTGCGGGTGAAACCATTGTCGGCGTGGAGTTGAGGATTTATCAAATGACCAATGTATCGATAAAACCTGTCACTGGTTTGGTCGTCACACTTTATCAAGTTCTTGACACTGATGGGTAAGTGTAAATACCTTCTTTCCTCACATAAAAGGTAGCGAAAATATTATCAGATCACTGTTGTGATCTTGCCATGCAAGCTGTGTTTTCTCCAAGACtattctgagagaaaaaaaactttattgtgaactttttgaaattattgCTCAAAATTTGAACGACGAGGAGCTCCAAGTAAGGAGGAAAACTACTACCTGCAAACTAAAGCAGAGTGACTATAACTTGAGTTAAAATAAGCACCAGTAGAATTATTTGATATTATTTGTAATTATTTGGTGGAGCTCTGGTGAGATCGCTGTCAGTGGCAGTTGGGTGTCGTAGAGCTcacagaagcgctataagagcgacttATCAGCAGTAGTAGAacggactactagacaaggtacgaatttaatcattctgataggtacatgtttcttaaccagaatttcacgtagaacacgattcgcgcaacgaaaattactgaaaccaactcctaacggaggtattaacatttttatttcacattggttacaaggaatttgaactgcccgctcacaagaaactcaaagctctacgtgagtcaaatcatgcactacaacggtttcagcaagcttctcaatcaaagaatgttcatttcccaccatgtgtttttcaaactgtaagtaatttgctatagctgagccaaagcgtcaagattgaggttgccagatttttttatcgcagagactgttcTTCAAATTCTGTGAGTAAAGggattatttggactgcattttgcaaaaaggaatcaagagcgtTCCAGTATTGCTAacattgtgcaacttttttttaccttgcaatataaactgatcatctaaaaaagttttatatttttactcgCAATAATCTATAAATTGAAGACACAAGTTACCGTtgtagatttcattttttcataatttcagtaattttattgcaaccaCATAAGTTGTACagtcctagcaacattggaatgctcttggtttcaTTTTGTACATTGTCAGCACAAAAACTACTCAGAAAACTTTGTATTACTTTCATTCTACCATCATGAATAGCAAGTGatcaattttccttgaattggCGTTAGTCTGAGtttgattattattttctttttttcacaaattaattttattttcgcaTCTAGAGAGCGGGAATTGGAGGTGGTTGATTCTGTAAACACTACAAGCAGCAATGAAGGTTGGTTACTTTTCAATGTCACGAGAGCTTTCGCCTCTTGGGTAGCAATTCCTTCCTCTAACAAGGGTCTGTATTTGTCGGTTCATCTGAACACTAGAAATGGTAAGTCTGTCTGATTTAGTATTCCCATTATTTAAGCATACACACAAATTTTAACTGTGAAAAAATAGTTGCCATGCTACTATTGAACTCCTAATTAACCCATTCGCCTCATTTAACGAGTATACTTGTCAGCGCGCGCCTGAGACATATCTTAGTTGATGAGTTAATTCGTGCTATCTGTCGGCGTTGCTACGCGATTGTTTTGGTCGTGTTTTTTTCCGCTTTTCCGATAGATTGCATCTCACGCGTTGCAACGCCGATAGATGGCGCTAGTTAACTCGCCAGCTGAGATATGTCCTAGGCGTGCGTTAACAAGCAAACTCATCATGTGAGGCGAACAGGTTAATGCATTCTTTTATGGCTTTGAGATTCGCACGGTGTCCTGCAGCTTATGTACCGCAGAACGTTTTTGTTGGCTGGGTTTTTAGCCTTGCTATTGAATACCCCCGccttttttttcatgtcttttTCCGAGAGGGGGTAGGGACACTTCAGCAGGCAACAAATAAAACTGCTTTGAACATTAAACTATCCGTACAAGTGACTTAACAGTaacaaaaaacttcaaaatctggATGGTATGATTTGCTCTCAACAGAAAACAACTGAATATAAATTGATATAAGTTACTAGTCAGGAGTTAATAAACTAATTTTGGTGCAAGTGTTTTGCTCCACATTATAAAGAAGTAGAAATGATGGTTTGAAAATGAGAATTTGCAATCAGTAACGCAGCTCAGAAAATGAAAGTGGGTGCTGCATGGCCTGTGAGAATTCATAGATGAAGAGCAATACACCAAACAGTTTAGAAACCCTGATATATGAAAccaaaggaaaaacaaatttgtgaacaaaaccaaaattttactcaGAATGCCTGGGGATTTTAGTGGTGATAATagccaccagtggcgtggcgtgaattgcgatgtattcgattgttctgccatttaaacctatggtaaagaatcgattattgaggtgttcgctgtgaacaccctgtttatcgatcctttttcatagggtTAAATGCCATAATAatcaatgtatcgcaaagcatgccatgcCACTGATAGGTACAGCGTTTCTGTGGACTAGAAAACTGAAATTGAAATACCTACAGTTCATACATTTAAAGGACtccttttaaagaattttcctcTCTGAGTGAGAATTGCAAACTCATTTgtgagtttttgaaaacatcTCTTAAATAACTTCTCATGAAGTATAGAAAGATTAGGTCAGAAAAAATTCCAAGACTGAAAAAGAATGACTATTTTTTGT is part of the Bemisia tabaci chromosome 1, PGI_BMITA_v3 genome and encodes:
- the LOC109036141 gene encoding protein 60A produces the protein MICAKLFLILSFFVLMDCKDPRTALYMDNGFDQTTVYPLSRQEKREVEHEILNLLGLSARPRHVTNSTLKGGSAPRFLLDVYKSMLDNPRSRSTRSEFNLGGRDLQSIDESDVIMSFSSLYHHVSGVRHERGKRLWFDVSEVPAGETIVGVELRIYQMTNVSIKPVTGLVVTLYQVLDTDGERELEVVDSVNTTSSNEGWLLFNVTRAFASWVAIPSSNKGLYLSVHLNTRNAHEMRTEEAGLVTTATPGSEERQPFMVAFFKAKNPEKRVRSRRTREAERRRRKKSNDESSYPHNPLLSTAQHLSARSCQLQTLYVSFQDLAWQDWIISPDGYGASYCSGECNFPLNAHMNATNHAIVQTLVHLMSPSSVPKPCCAPTKLQSIYVLYHTDPYSVTLKKYHNMVVKSCGCH